In Clostridium sp. DL-VIII, the following proteins share a genomic window:
- the tgt gene encoding tRNA guanosine(34) transglycosylase Tgt: MSKRYTLLKKDGKARRGQFETPHGTIQTPVFMNVGTLAAIKGAVSSMDLKEIECQVELSNTYHLHLRPTDKVVKKLGGLHEFMNWDRPILTDSGGFQVFSLAKMRKIKEEGVYFNSHIDGKKIFMGPEESMQIQSNLASTIAMAFDECVENPAPREYVERSVERTTRWLKRCKVEMDRLNSLPDTINKEQMLFGINQGGVYEDIRIEHAKEIAKMDLDGYAIGGLAVGETHEEMYRVIDAVVPHLPEDKPIYLMGVGTPANILEAVERGVDFFDCVLPARNGRHGNVFCGEGKLNLMNAKFELDKRPIDKGCQCPACKNYTRAYIRHLFKAKEMLAMRLCVLHNLYFYNKLMADIRDAIDGGYFKSFKEEKLKAWEGNK; this comes from the coding sequence CAATACAAACTCCAGTATTTATGAATGTTGGAACGCTGGCAGCGATAAAAGGTGCAGTGTCTAGTATGGATTTAAAGGAAATTGAATGTCAAGTTGAACTTTCTAATACATATCATCTTCACTTAAGACCAACTGATAAAGTTGTTAAAAAACTTGGAGGATTACATGAATTTATGAATTGGGACAGACCAATACTTACAGATTCAGGTGGATTTCAAGTATTTTCACTTGCAAAAATGAGAAAGATAAAAGAGGAAGGTGTGTATTTTAATTCTCATATTGATGGAAAAAAAATATTTATGGGACCAGAAGAATCAATGCAGATTCAAAGCAATTTGGCATCTACAATTGCCATGGCATTTGATGAATGTGTTGAAAACCCTGCACCAAGAGAATACGTTGAAAGATCTGTGGAAAGAACTACAAGATGGCTTAAAAGATGTAAAGTTGAAATGGATAGATTAAATTCTCTTCCAGATACTATTAATAAGGAACAAATGTTATTTGGAATCAATCAGGGCGGAGTATATGAAGATATAAGAATAGAACATGCTAAAGAAATAGCAAAGATGGACTTGGATGGGTATGCTATAGGCGGTCTTGCAGTTGGTGAAACTCATGAAGAAATGTATAGAGTTATAGATGCAGTAGTTCCACATTTGCCAGAAGATAAGCCAATATATTTAATGGGTGTTGGAACGCCAGCTAATATATTGGAAGCAGTTGAAAGGGGAGTAGACTTTTTTGACTGTGTACTTCCAGCTAGAAATGGAAGACATGGCAATGTGTTTTGTGGAGAAGGCAAGCTGAATTTAATGAATGCAAAATTTGAACTTGATAAAAGACCTATAGATAAAGGCTGCCAGTGCCCAGCATGTAAGAATTATACAAGGGCTTATATTAGACATTTATTTAAGGCAAAGGAAATGTTAGCCATGAGACTTTGCGTATTGCATAATTTGTATTTCTATAATAAGTTAATGGCGGATATAAGAGATGCTATTGATGGCGGATATTTTAAAAGTTTCAAAGAAGAGAAACTTAAAGCTTGGGAAGGTAACAAATAG
- the yajC gene encoding preprotein translocase subunit YajC, with product MNGIASLLYSIWPMLLVFVIFYFLLIIPEKKRKKKYKGMIDELKVNDEVATRGGIIGKITHIDEKTVTIETSSAKTRIKFEKSGISHKVTAE from the coding sequence ATGAATGGTATAGCAAGTTTGCTTTATAGTATATGGCCAATGCTACTTGTATTTGTTATATTTTACTTTTTACTTATAATACCAGAAAAGAAAAGAAAAAAGAAATACAAAGGTATGATTGATGAGTTAAAGGTAAATGATGAAGTTGCAACTAGAGGTGGAATTATAGGAAAAATCACTCATATTGATGAGAAAACTGTTACGATTGAAACTAGTTCGGCTAAAACAAGAATTAAATTTGAAAAGAGTGGAATATCTCATAAAGTAACGGCAGAATAA
- a CDS encoding TIGR04086 family membrane protein: protein MENNKYLKSVVKGTIGTLICSFIGIAFLSILMTKLVFSKGIFNMIYVIISLCSICLGAIIGAKKNESKGWLVGFGVALGYYLVLFILSSCFSGELAFKLFDFVKLIIALAIGTLAGMLGINL from the coding sequence ATGGAAAATAATAAATACTTAAAATCTGTGGTAAAGGGAACTATAGGAACTTTAATTTGCAGCTTTATAGGTATCGCATTTTTATCAATATTGATGACTAAATTAGTATTTAGTAAAGGTATTTTTAACATGATTTATGTAATAATATCTTTATGTAGCATATGTTTAGGTGCGATAATAGGAGCTAAGAAAAATGAATCGAAAGGATGGCTTGTTGGTTTTGGAGTTGCACTTGGATATTATTTAGTATTATTTATATTATCTAGCTGCTTTAGTGGCGAACTAGCCTTTAAACTTTTTGATTTTGTTAAATTAATTATAGCTTTAGCTATAGGTACTCTTGCCGGAATGCTTGGGATAAATTTATAA